GCACGTCATAGGTCAGGTGCGAATAGCGGGGCGCCTTGACATTCTGTTGCCCAGCCTTGATGGCCGACAGAAACCGCAGCAGGGCCGCCGTATCGTAGCTCTCGGGAAACCCTTTGCGGTTGAGCTTGTTGTCGCGCACCAGCGTTGCGTTCGAATACAAAAAGCCATCGGTGGTGACCAGATCAACTTTCGGGCTGGACGGCCAGCGGGCCAAAAGCTCCTTCAGCACGCGCGCCGTAGTAGATTTGCCCACCGCCACCGATCCGGCAATACCGATAATAAACGGCGTCTTCGTCACATTGGTGCTGAGAAAACGGTTGCGCTGCTCAAACAGCAATTGAGACGATTCGACATGCGAGGATAACAGCCGCGACAGCGCCAGATAGATCCGCCGTACCTCGGCAAGATCAATCGGGTCATCGATGGATCGCAGGCGATGTACTTCGTCCAGCGTCAGAGTGAGCGGTGTATCGGCGCGAAACCGCGCCCATTCCTCCGACGAAAAGAACAGATAGGGCGAGTAGCTGCCTACCTGGAAATGATCAAGGGCTTCCTCCCCCTCGGCCTGCCTGATCGCTGTCGTCATGTGTCCTACCGACTGGCCTTTTCGCTGAGGCCCGATTGGGCAGTGCGCCGTTGCAACTCTTCCATCACCGTTTCTATCGGGATATCGGCAATTTTCAATACGACCAACAGGTGATAAAGCAAATCGGCACTCTCATAGATCAGGTTGGCGCGATCATTTTTGACCGCTGCCATCACGGCCTCGATAGCCTCTTCGCCAAGCTTCTTGGCGGCCTTGTCCTGGCCTGCCGTCACCAGCTTTGCCGTCCAGCTTTCGTCCGGCGAGGCCTTGGCGCGGATGGCAACGATGGCCTCCAGATCGGACAGCGTGAATGTGCTCATAAAATTGCCCTTTCAGGCCTGGTCGAGACGCATAGGGATACCGGCATTGGCCATATGCGCCTTGGCCTCGGCAATCGAATACGTGCCAAAATGGAAAATCGACGCTGCGAGAACGGCAGTGGCATGGCCTTGCCTTACACCCGACACCAGATCGTCCAGTGTGCCAACGCCGCCAGAGGCAATCACCGGCACCCGAACCGCGTCTGCGATGGCGCGGGTCAGTTCCAAATCATAACCGCTTTTGGTGCCGTCACGATCCATCGAGGTGACCAGCAATTCGCCTGCGCCGCGCTCGACCATTTTGACCGCAAATTCGACAGCGTCAATGCCGGTCGCATTGCGCCCGCCATGGGTATAAATCTCCCAGGCGCTGATATTGTCGCCACCGCTGGCTTGGCTTCGGCGACGTTTTGCATCAATGGAAACCACAATACATTGATTGCCGAACTTATCGGCGGCTTCCGCAACAAAATCGGGATTACTGACGGCTGCCGAGTTGATTGAAACCTTATCGGCACCGGCCAGCAGCAGCTTGCGAATATCGCCAACCGCCCGCACACCGCCCCCCACCGTGACCGGCATGAAGCAATGATCTGCGGTGCGGGCGACGACATCAAAAATCGTCTCGCGATTATCGGATGAGGCGGTAATGTCCAGAAAACACAGCTCATCGGCACCGGCTGCATCATAGGCCTTGGCCGCTTCGACCGGATCACCGGCATCGATCAGATCAACAAAGTTCACGCCCTTAACAACGCGGCCATCTTTTACATCGAGACAGGGAATAATGCGGGCCTTGAGTGTCACAGGATGGCATCCTTTTTCGCATTGGCAATCAAGGCCAGCGCTTCCGCCGGATCGATCCGTCCATCATAAAGGGCGCGGCCGGAAATTGCACCTTCCAGTTTGCGCGCATCCGGCTCCAGCATCCGGCGGATATCCTCTATTGACGCCAACCCGCCAGACGCGATGACAGGGATGGAAACCGCATCCGCCAGTTCCAGCGTCGAAGCCCAGTTTATTCCGGTCAGAATGCCGTCCCGGTCTATATCCGTATAGATGATCGCCGCAACACCTGCGCCTTCAAACTTTTTTGCCAGCTCGACCACGCCGAGTTCAGAGGCTTCCGCCCAGCCTTCCACTGCCACCTTGCCACCCTTGGCATCGATGCCAACAGCGATCTTGCCAGGGAACTGCTTGCAAGCCTCAATCACCAACGCCGGATCACGCACGGCGACCGTGCCGAGAATAACGCGCGACAAACCATGCTGGAGCCAGGTCTCGATATGGGTAAGACTGCGGATGCCGCCGCCCAGCTGGACCGGATTTTTCGTCGCCTTGAGAATGGCATCCACCGCCGCGCCATTGACGCTTTCACCGGCAAAAGCGCCGTTCAGATCAACAACATGCAGCCATTCAAAGCCTTGGTCTTCAAAGGCCTTGGCCTGCGCTCCGGGATCGGGATTATAGACGGTGGCCTGCTCCATATCGCCTAGCTTGAGGCGAACGCATTGGCCGTCTTTAAGGTCGATGGCAGGAAAGAGGATCATCGTATGCTATCCATCGGCACGGGCTCACGGCGCCCAATTGAGAAAATTCGAGATCAGCTGGAGGCCTAGCGTCTGGCTCTTTTCCGGATGGAATTGGGCGCCTGCCATATTGTCACGCCCCACAAAAGCAGTCATCGGGCCGCCATAGTCGGTCGTGGCAATAACCTCATCGGCATTGCTGGCCGCCAGATGGTAGGAATGGACGAAATAGGCATGAAGGCCGTCATTGCCGGTGGCAATCCCGTCAAATAGCGGATGCGGACGGGCAAGTGTCAGCGTGTTCCAGCCGATCTGCGGGATCTTCAGGCCCGGATCGGACGAGGTCATTTCCACCACATCGCCCTTGATCCAGCCGAGGCCTTCAGTCACGGTCTTTTCCAACCCGCGCGACGACATCAGCTGCATGCCGACGCAGATGCCGAGGAAGGGGCGGGCCTTGACCTCGACCGCTTCGATCAGCGCTTCATGCATGCCTGGCACGGCATCAAGGCCCCGCTTGCAATCGGCATAGGCACCGACGCCGGGCAGCACGATCCGATCGGCGGTTGCCACCCGGTCGGCCTTGTCGGTCAGTTCGATTTCGGCATCAAGGCCGGATTCCCGGGAGGCCCGCTCGAACGCCTTGGTGGCGGAGCGCAGATTGCCTGATCCGTAGTCAATAATCACAACACGCATGGAGGCTCAGATCCTCAAACTTGATCGTTTACAGCATTCCCTTGGTGGACGGAATGCGGCCCGCTTGGCGGGGGTCAATTTCAGTGGCACTGCGCAGGGCGCGGGCGACGGCCTTGAAGCAGGTTTCGGCGATATGATGGTTGTTGGCGCCGTAATGATTGAGGATATGCAGGGTAATACCGGCATTCTGCGCCAGCGCCTGAAAGAATTCCCGCACCAGTTCGGTGTCGAATGTGCCGATCTTCGGTGCCGAAAAGGCGACGTTCCAAACCAGAAAAGGCCGGCCTGAAACATCGATGGCCGCCTTGGTCATCGTTTCGTCCATGGCAAGATCGATCGAGGCATAACGAACAATGCCGCGCCGATCGCCCAATGCCTTGGAAATCGCCTGGCCGATGGCAATGCCGGTGTCTTCGACGGTGTGATGATCGTCGATATGCAGGTCGCCGGTGACGTCGATATCCATGTCGATCAGCGAATGGCGGCTGAGCTGGTCCAGCATATGGTCGAAAAAACCGACCCCTGTCGAAATCTTCGAAGTGCCGGTGCCGTCGATAGTGACGGAAACCGAGACCGAGGTTTCGTTGGTCTTGCGCGAAATGCTGGCGCTGCGGCTCTCTGCCATGGCCTTCTCCTTGAAAAGATGCCGTTCCTTATCAGGCGGGGGTTGAAATATCCAGCAGGACGAGCCGGGTTTTTCGGCGATCCGGCATCGGGATAGCGACCAACCGGCTTGCGATTTGCAATTGTCTTTTGGCCGCTTACATAAAGGTCAATCGAAGCGCCGGATTGGACGGCGATGGACTGGAACGGATCGATATGAGCGAACATAATCCCTATGGAACCATGCATGGCACCACGATCATCACGGTGCGCAAGGGCGGCATGGTGGTAATGGCCGGTGACGGTCAGGTCAGCCTTGGTCAGACAGTGATGAAGGGCAATGCCCGCAAGGTGCGCCGCATTGGCAAGGGCGAGGTGATTGCCGGTTTTGCCGGAGCGACCGCGGATGCCTTCACCCTGCTGGAGCGACTGGAAAAGAAGCTGGAGCAATATCCCGGTCAGTTGATGCGCGCCGCCGTCGAGCTTGCCAAGGATTGGCGCACCGACAAATATCTGCGCAATCTGGAAGCGATGATGCTGGTGGCCGATAAGACGGTGACACTGGCGATTACCGGCAATGGCGATGTGCTGGAACCCGAACACGGCACGATTGCCATCGGTTCGGGCGGCAATTACGCGCTGGCTGCGGCTCTGGCCTTGATGGATACCGAAAAGTCGGCGGAAGAAGTGGCCCGCAAGGCCATGAAGATCGCTGCCGATATCTGCGTTTATACCAATGAAAACGTGCTGGTCGAAACGCTGGAAAGCGCCAACTGACCGCCCTCCTCCCCTCTTCCCAGGTGTAATCTCAATGACAACTTTTTCACCCCGCGAAATCGTCTCGGAACTCGACCGCTATATCATCGGTCAGAACGATGCAAAGCGTGCCGTGGCGATTGCGCTGCGCAACCGCTGGCGCCGCCAGCAGCTCGATGAGAGCCTGCGCGATGAAGTCATGCCCAAGAACATCCTGATGATCGGCCCGACCGGCGTCGGCAAGACCGAAATCTCCCGACGCCTCGCCAAACTGGCGGGCGCGCCCTTCATCAAGGTCGAGGCCACAAAATTCACCGAGGTCGGCTATGTCGGTCGTGACGTGGAGCAGATCATCCGTGATCTCGTGGAAATCGGCATCGGCCTCATCAAGGAAAAGAAGCGGCTGGAGGTGGAAGCCAAGGCCCATGCCGGTGCCGAGGAGCGGGTGCTGGATGCGCTGGTTGGGGCAACGGCCTCACCTGCCACCCGCGATAGCTTCCGCAAGAAACTGCGGGCCGGAGAGCTGGACGACAAGGAAATCGATATCGAGGTTGCAGAGACAAGCTCCGGCATGCCGGGCTTTGAGATTCCCGGCATGCCGGGGGCCAATGTCGGCATTCTCAACCTGTCCGACATGTTTGGCAAAGCGATGGGCGGCCGCACCAAGAAGGTCCGCACCACCGTCAAGACCTCTTACGCCGATCTGATCCGTGACGAATCCGACAAGCTGATCGACAATGAAGTGATCCAGCGTGAAGCGGTGAAGTCGGTAGAAAACGACGGCATCGTCTTCCTGGACGAAATCGACAAGATCGCCAACCGCGAAGGCGCCATGGGCGCTGGCGTCTCCCGCGAAGGCGTGCAGCGCGATCTGCTGCCCCTGGTGGAAGGCACGACGGTTGCCACCAAATACGGGCCAGTGAAGACCGACCACATCCTGTTTATCGCATCCGGGGCTTTC
This region of Agrobacterium vitis genomic DNA includes:
- the hisF gene encoding imidazole glycerol phosphate synthase subunit HisF; translation: MTLKARIIPCLDVKDGRVVKGVNFVDLIDAGDPVEAAKAYDAAGADELCFLDITASSDNRETIFDVVARTADHCFMPVTVGGGVRAVGDIRKLLLAGADKVSINSAAVSNPDFVAEAADKFGNQCIVVSIDAKRRRSQASGGDNISAWEIYTHGGRNATGIDAVEFAVKMVERGAGELLVTSMDRDGTKSGYDLELTRAIADAVRVPVIASGGVGTLDDLVSGVRQGHATAVLAASIFHFGTYSIAEAKAHMANAGIPMRLDQA
- a CDS encoding phosphoribosyl-ATP diphosphatase translates to MSTFTLSDLEAIVAIRAKASPDESWTAKLVTAGQDKAAKKLGEEAIEAVMAAVKNDRANLIYESADLLYHLLVVLKIADIPIETVMEELQRRTAQSGLSEKASR
- the hslU gene encoding ATP-dependent protease ATPase subunit HslU — translated: MTTFSPREIVSELDRYIIGQNDAKRAVAIALRNRWRRQQLDESLRDEVMPKNILMIGPTGVGKTEISRRLAKLAGAPFIKVEATKFTEVGYVGRDVEQIIRDLVEIGIGLIKEKKRLEVEAKAHAGAEERVLDALVGATASPATRDSFRKKLRAGELDDKEIDIEVAETSSGMPGFEIPGMPGANVGILNLSDMFGKAMGGRTKKVRTTVKTSYADLIRDESDKLIDNEVIQREAVKSVENDGIVFLDEIDKIANREGAMGAGVSREGVQRDLLPLVEGTTVATKYGPVKTDHILFIASGAFHVSKPSDLLPELQGRLPIRVELKALTKEDFRRILTETEASLIRQYIALMATEKLDLEFTEDAIDALADVAVNLNSSIENIGARRLQTVMERVLDDISFNAPDRGGAKVMIDSAYVREHVGEIAADADLSRYIL
- the hisH gene encoding imidazole glycerol phosphate synthase subunit HisH — translated: MRVVIIDYGSGNLRSATKAFERASRESGLDAEIELTDKADRVATADRIVLPGVGAYADCKRGLDAVPGMHEALIEAVEVKARPFLGICVGMQLMSSRGLEKTVTEGLGWIKGDVVEMTSSDPGLKIPQIGWNTLTLARPHPLFDGIATGNDGLHAYFVHSYHLAASNADEVIATTDYGGPMTAFVGRDNMAGAQFHPEKSQTLGLQLISNFLNWAP
- the hslV gene encoding ATP-dependent protease subunit HslV translates to MSEHNPYGTMHGTTIITVRKGGMVVMAGDGQVSLGQTVMKGNARKVRRIGKGEVIAGFAGATADAFTLLERLEKKLEQYPGQLMRAAVELAKDWRTDKYLRNLEAMMLVADKTVTLAITGNGDVLEPEHGTIAIGSGGNYALAAALALMDTEKSAEEVARKAMKIAADICVYTNENVLVETLESAN
- the coaA gene encoding type I pantothenate kinase yields the protein MTTAIRQAEGEEALDHFQVGSYSPYLFFSSEEWARFRADTPLTLTLDEVHRLRSIDDPIDLAEVRRIYLALSRLLSSHVESSQLLFEQRNRFLSTNVTKTPFIIGIAGSVAVGKSTTARVLKELLARWPSSPKVDLVTTDGFLYSNATLVRDNKLNRKGFPESYDTAALLRFLSAIKAGQQNVKAPRYSHLTYDVLPDQHTIIDRPDILIFEGINVLQSRDLPRDGKIVPMVSDFFDFSIYIDAEESLIHNWYVKRFMKLRETAFRDPNSYFHRYATISENEALTIAENLWSHINLINLRDNIQPTRPRADLILRKGENHLVEQVALRKL
- the hisB gene encoding imidazoleglycerol-phosphate dehydratase HisB, whose protein sequence is MAESRSASISRKTNETSVSVSVTIDGTGTSKISTGVGFFDHMLDQLSRHSLIDMDIDVTGDLHIDDHHTVEDTGIAIGQAISKALGDRRGIVRYASIDLAMDETMTKAAIDVSGRPFLVWNVAFSAPKIGTFDTELVREFFQALAQNAGITLHILNHYGANNHHIAETCFKAVARALRSATEIDPRQAGRIPSTKGML
- the hisA gene encoding 1-(5-phosphoribosyl)-5-[(5-phosphoribosylamino)methylideneamino]imidazole-4-carboxamide isomerase, which encodes MILFPAIDLKDGQCVRLKLGDMEQATVYNPDPGAQAKAFEDQGFEWLHVVDLNGAFAGESVNGAAVDAILKATKNPVQLGGGIRSLTHIETWLQHGLSRVILGTVAVRDPALVIEACKQFPGKIAVGIDAKGGKVAVEGWAEASELGVVELAKKFEGAGVAAIIYTDIDRDGILTGINWASTLELADAVSIPVIASGGLASIEDIRRMLEPDARKLEGAISGRALYDGRIDPAEALALIANAKKDAIL